The following are encoded together in the Zingiber officinale cultivar Zhangliang chromosome 8A, Zo_v1.1, whole genome shotgun sequence genome:
- the LOC122011961 gene encoding E3 ubiquitin-protein ligase SINAT5-like yields the protein MESDSVDCVSLADGLDEEEEVAQHVSSKPHTGVSAVAGVAPETSVHELLECPVCANSMYPPIHQCRNGHTLCSTCKSRVHNRCPTCRQELGDIRCLALEKVAESLQLPCKYNSLGCSEIIPYYSKIKHEAQCNFRPYGCPYAGSECSIVGDIPSLVAHLRDDHKVDMHTGCTFNHRYVKSNPREVENATWMLTVFYCFGEYFCLHFEAFQLGMAPVYMAFLRFMGDENDARNFSYSLEVGGNGRKLIWEGTPRSIRDGHRKVRDSHDGLIIQRNMALFFSGGDRKELKLRVTGRIWKEQPNTDS from the exons ATGGAGTCAGATAGCGTCGATTGCGTTTCTCTAGCGGACGGGctggatgaggaggaggaggtcgCCCAGCACGTCTCGTCCAAGCCGCATACCGGAGTCTCCGCCGTCGCTGGGGTCGCTCCGGAGACCAGCGTCCACGAGCTGCTCGAATGTCCTGTCTGCGCCAATTCTATGTATCCCCCGATCCATCAG TGTCGTAATGGGCATACACTGTGCTCTACTTGTAAATCGAGGGTGCATAACCGTTGCCCTACATGTAGACAAGAGCTTGGGGATATAAGGTGTCTAGCGCTGGAAAAAGTGGCTGAATCGCTTCAGCTTCCTTGCAAGTACAACAGCTTGGGATGTTCTGAAATCATTCCTTATTACAGCAAGATCAAGCATGAAGCACAGTGCAACTTCAGACCTTACGGCTGCCCGTATGCAGGATCAGAATGCTCAATTGTTGGGGATATTCCTTCCTTGGTTGCACATTTGAGAGATGACCATAAAGTAGACATGCACACTGGATGTACCTTCAATCATCGTTATGTGAAGTCTAATCCACGCGAGGTTGAAAATGCAACATGGATGCTAACT GTTTTTTACTGTTTCGGTGAATATTTCTGCTTGCACTTTGAGGCCTTTCAATTAGGAATGGCTCCTGTATACATGGCCTTTCTCCGGTTCATGGGCGATGAGAATGACGCAAGAAACTTCAGTTACAGTCTTGAGGTTGGGGGCAATGGCAGGAAACTAATATGGGAAGGCACTCCACGCAGCATTCGTGATGGTCACCGGAAAGTCCGCGACAGTCATGATGGCCTTATAATACAAAGAAACATGGCACTCTTCTTCTCTGGCGGTGACCGGAAAGAACTGAAGCTGCGAGTCACTGGACGGATATGGAAGGAGCAACCAAACACAGATTCTTGA
- the LOC122011964 gene encoding scarecrow-like protein 9 — protein sequence MNQFRHDEFFSHPSNIEDLNSGNLELASLFSSDDFVNSSLTNIHNIQDGYLHYQAFLDQNVPGNIELRETQTLDENSFTSLQNGSSSSSTFSPVPSADQSSSLTVSSETEVPEFSPDMVFSYINQMLMDENMDGKFDEYPEDPALLATEKPFYEILGESFPRLPEENSGPGTDSLDDSVNNQLLNLSDEGSNNWPYNPLEYHQLQTDPISIANTLQSSFSSAINGVLDDSIFSVNDLLSQSAPAWLFQKGFEEGSKFLPNDEKLVIDLEASGFHFPQEPTEKELVGIKLENGEKVEPVHGSRGRKTQHDDDLDLQEGRSHKQLAFSAEETASSELFDEVLLYNCGNKCGTKNDQKQAELENDETGKSSNSSLAKTSSGGKSRGKKQPKKEVVDYRTLLIHCAQSVAIGDHRSANDLLKQIRQYSSPFGDANQRLAACFADGLEARMAGTGSQVYHSIVAKGISTVDMLKAHRCYMSATPFKKLSYFLSNRTILNVAKDATRLHIIDFGIYHGFQWPCFMTRLADRPGGPPRLRLTGIDKPMPGFRPTERVDETGRRLADYARRFGIPFEFQAIATKWETIRIEDLNIDKDEVLVVNSLYQFNNLMDETVQEESPRDMVLKTIRDLDPSIFILAIGNGSYNSPFFVTRFREVLFHYSSLFDAIETNVPREDEARLLIEKNIFGKGILNIIACEGAERVERPETYKQWQVRNVRAGLRQLPLSPDILGTAKEKLEDYHKDFLMDVDRQWLLQGWKGRITHALSLWKSKSTS from the coding sequence ATGAATCAATTTCGGCACGATGAGTTCTTCAGTCACCCAAGCAACATCGAAGATCTTAATTCAGGAAATCTGGAGCTTGCCTCACTTTTTTCTTCTGATGATTTTGTTAATTCATCTCTTACAAATATCCATAATATCCAAGATGGATATCTTCATTACCAAGCCTTTTTAGACCAGAATGTTCCAGGTAATATTGAATTGAGGGAAACTCAAACATTGGATGAGAATAGCTTCACAAGTCTTCAGAATGGATCGTCAAGTTCATCCACATTTAGTCCCGTGCCCAGTGCAGATCAATCATCATCGTTGACTGTAAGCAGTGAGACGGAAGTTCCCGAATTCTCTCCAGATATGGTATTCAGCTATATTAATCAGATGCTAATGGATGAAAACATGGATGGCAAGTTTGATGAGTATCCAGAAGATCCAGCTCTTTTAGCTACAGAGAAGCCCTTCTATGAGATACTTGGTGAGAGCTTCCCTCGTTTACCAGAGGAGAACTCAGGACCTGGTACAGATAGCCTAGATGATAGCGTCAATAACCAACTTTTGAATTTAAGTGATGAGGGCAGTAATAACTGGCCTTACAATCCACTGGAGTATCACCAGCTTCAAACTGATCCTATTTCCATTGCTAACACTTTGCAGTCTTCATTTTCCTCTGCAATCAATGGAGTGCTGGATGACTCAATCTTCTCTGTGAATGATCTCCTCAGTCAGAGTGCACCGGCTTGGCTTTTTCAGAAGGGCTTTGAAGAAGGGAGTAAATTTCTTCCCAATGATGAAAAATTAGTGATTGATTTAGAAGCCAGTGGGTTTCACTTTCCTCAAGAGCCAACAGAGAAAGAATTGGTTGGGATCAAGTTAGAAAATGGAGAAAAGGTGGAGCCAGTTCATGGGTCAAGGGGGCGAAAGACACAGCATGATGATGATTTGGATCTGCAGGAAGGGAGAAGCCATAAACAACTAGCTTTCTCCGCCGAGGAAACGGCCAGTTCGGAACTTTTTGACGAGGTCCTGCTCTACAATTGCGGAAACAAGTGTGGAACAAAGAATGATCAAAAGCAAGCTGAATTGGAGAATGATGAAACAGGCAAAAGTTCTAATAGTAGTCTAGCTAAAACATCAAGTGGTGGTAAAAGCCGGGGGAAGAAGCAACCTAAGAAGGAGGTGGTTGATTATAGGACACTCCTCATCCATTGTGCACAATCTGTGGCAATAGGTGATCATCGAAGCGCAAATGATCTACTGAAGCAGATCAGACAGTACTCATCTCCTTTCGGAGATGCAAACCAGAGGTTGGCAGCTTGCTTTGCTGATGGCCTGGAGGCAAGAATGGCCGGCACAGGAAGTCAGGTTTATCATTCCATTGTAGCAAAAGGTATCTCTACTGTTGATATGTTGAAAGCTCACAGGTGTTATATGTCTGCAACCCCATTCAAGAAGCTCTCTTATTTCTTATCCAATAGAACAATATTGAATGTGGCAAAGGATGCTACCAGATTGCATATAATAGATTTTGGCATCTACCATGGCTTCCAATGGCCATGTTTCATGACCCGTCTTGCTGATCGACCAGGTGGTCCTCCTCGGCTCCGCTTGACTGGCATCGACAAACCGATGCCTGGTTTTCGACCAACTGAGCGGGTTGATGAAACTGGGCGTCGCTTAGCTGATTATGCTCGTAGATTTGGCATTCCTTTTGAGTTTCAAGCAATTGCAACCAAGTGGGAAACCATCCGAATTGAGGATCTCAACATTGATAAAGACGAGGTGCTTGTCGTCAACAGTCTGTATCAGTTTAATAACCTGATGGATGAAACAGTGCAAGAGGAGAGCCCAAGAGATATGGTACTGAAGACCATAAGAGATCTTGATCCATCTATATTTATCTTGGCAATTGGGAATGGGTCTTATAACTCTCCTTTTTTTGTCACACGATTTCGGGAAGTTTTATTCCATTACTCTTCATTGTTTGACGCGATCGAAACCAATGTGCCACGGGAAGATGAAGCCAGGCTGCTGATAGAGAAGAATATCTTTGGCAaaggtattttaaatatcattgcTTGCGAGGGTGCAGAAAGGGTGGAAAGGCCAGAGACCTACAAGCAGTGGCAGGTAAGAAATGTCCGTGCAGGACTCAGGCAACTTCCTCTATCTCCTGACATATTAGGAACTGCAAAGGAAAAATTGGAGGACTACCATAAGGATTTTCTAATGGATGTAGATCGACAATGGCTACTGCAAGGATGGAAAGGGCGCATCACTCATGCCCTCTCATTATGGAAATCCAAATCCACTTCCTAA
- the LOC122011959 gene encoding uncharacterized protein LOC122011959 isoform X1, which produces MATKPLTNEAIAMTEKKMDMALDDIIKMSKKNAARGKRPPRPPIKNQGFQYTNPSQGNTRAQHFIDSRSSIRQGVLATRRSNFHGNQFPVTTEMARKSVGMPIRSRMMNQNGRRTKTTGIQRKVADVSSIRKVTFYENKDKVVAKKRPQTLDALFANMKEQRMKFMNQKMNHGISIPPAQRHVAPRQQQQQGRAGPRGGGPRRQFGNFAK; this is translated from the exons ATGGCAACAAAACCATTAACAAATGAAGCAATTGCCATGACTGAGAAGAAGATGGACATGGCATTGG ATGATATTATTAAAATGTCAAAGAAAAATGCAGCTAGAGGGAAAAGACCTCCAAGGCCTCCT ATCAAAAACCAAGGGTTTCAGTATACAAATCCTTCCCAAGGTAACACCAGGGCACAGCACTTCATCGATTCTAGATCATCGATTAGACAG GGTGTTCTCGCAACGAGAAGGTCAAATTTTCATGGGAATCAGTTCCCAGTAACAACAGAGATGGCAAGGAAGTCTGTTGGCATGCCCATTCGCAGTAGGATGATGAATCAAAATGGACGAAG GACCAAGACTACAGGAATTCAGAGAAAAGTTGCTGATGTGAGCTCTATTCGGAAGGTAACTTTTTATGAAAACAAA GATAAGGTGGTTGCCAAGAAGCGGCCTCAGACCTTGGATGCGCTCTTTGCCAATATGAAGGAACAGAGGATGAAGTTTATGAATCAGAAGATGAATCATGGAATCAGCATTCCTCCAGCACAAAGGCACGTTGCACCAAGGCAACAGCAGCAGCAAGGAAGAGCAGGGCCACGTGGTGGTGGTCCTCGACGCCAATTTGGCAACTTTGCCAAGTGA
- the LOC122011965 gene encoding probable GTP-binding protein OBGM, mitochondrial, with amino-acid sequence MWWCRYHQQILGHARVLLTSHCRPQCHPFSFRYSGIPKKRGKLAPLQERKMVDRIRLWAKGGEGGNGCCSYRRSRAARYGQPDGGNGGRGGDVILECSPSVWDFSNLQHHLNAQRGGHGTSKNKLGSRGLDKVAQVPVGTVIHLVSGETPVAEDSSNPSLDPWDIPVDVNQANSNHQKNEKVDLSHSAGVEAFHGSTLNSEDDVNKSVHVNKERLDLSPDKESKYDKHDGANEICKISMEEDEEDDELMDEEDEVVAEYSVAELTQPGQRLIVALGGEGGLGNVALMKDSKSFRNTSDQNGVLNQGTMDQTLPTTGRPGSESLIILELKSIADVGLIGMPNAGKSTLLGALSMAKPAVGDYAFTTLRPNIGNLNFESYFSVKVADIPGIIKGAHANRGLGHAFLRHIERTKVLVYVVDLAAALDGRKGIPPWEQLRDLVLELEYYQENLSSRPSLVVANKIDEVDAENVLKELQRRVQGVPIFPVCAVLQEGVPELKYGIRRLIDGYELHRLTLENILVD; translated from the exons ATGTGGTGGTGCCGATATCATCAACAAATTCTAGGCCATGCTAGAGTACTTTTGACATCACATTGTAGGCCGCAATGTCATCCCTTCTCTTTTCGTTACTCTGGCATTCCCAAAAAAAGAGGAAAGCTGGCTCCTTTGCAG GAAAGGAAAATGGTGGATAGGATCAGATTGTGGGCCAAAGGAGGTGAAGGTGGGAATGGGTGTTGTAGCTATAGACGTAGCAGAGCTGCCCGTTATGGTCAACCTGATG GTGGAAATGGTGGCAGAGGTGGTGATGTCATTCTTGAATGCTCTCCGTCAGTTTGGGACTTCAGTAATTTGCAACATCACTTG AATGCACAAAGAGGAGGGCATGGCACTTCAAAGAATAAATTAGGAAGCCGTGGGCTTGACAAG gtTGCTCAAGTACCAGTTGGCACTGTAATACACCTTGTTAGTGGTGAGACTCCTGTTGCAGAAGATTCTTCTAACCCATCATTGGACCCCTGGGATATACCAGTTGATGTTAACCAAGCCAATTCTAATCACCAAAAAAATGAGAAAGTTGATCTATCTCATTCGGCTGGAGTGGAAGCTTTTCATGGTTCAACTTTGAACTCTGAAGATGATGTTAATAAATCAGTTCATGTTAACAAAGAAAGGTTGGATTTGTCTCCAGACAAGGAATCTAAATATGACAAGCATGATGGTGCAAATGAAATCTGCAAAATCAGCATGGAGGAAGATGAGGAAGACGATGAGTTGatggatgaggaagatgaggtGGTGGCGGAATATTCAGTTGCTGAATTAACTCAACCAGGGCAACGATTAATAGTTGCACTAGGTGGAGAGGGTGGTCTTGGTAATGTTGCTTTAATGAAAGATAGCAAGTCTTTCAGAAATACAAGTGATCAAAATGGTGTTTTGAATCAAGGAACCATGGATCAGACATTGCCTACTACTGGCAGACCTGGCTCTGAAAGTCTTATCATATTGGAACTAAAGAGTATTGCCGATGTGGGTCTTATTGGTATGCCTAATGCTGGTAAAAGCACGTTGTTAGGAGCTCTTTCAATGGCTAAGCCTGCAGTGGGCGATTATGCATTTACCACTCTTAGGCCCAACATAGGAAATCTAAATTTTGAGAGTTACTTCTCTGTTAAGGTTGCTGACATCCCTGGTATTATTAAAGGAGCTCATGCAAACCGTGGGCTTGGCCATGCTTTTTTGAGGCACATAGAGCGCACAAAAGTTCTGGTATATGTTGTTGATTTAGCAGCGGCATTGGATGGCAGGAAGGGCATTCCTCCATGGGAACAACTAAGAGATCTAGTTTTGGAGCTTGAATATTACCAGGAAAATTTGTCAAGTAGACCTTCCTTAGTAGTTGCTAACAAAATTGATGAAGTGGACGCTGAAAATGTCTTGAAAGAACTACAGAGAAGGGTCCAAGGTGTCCCCATATTTCCAGTATGTGCTGTCTTGCAAGAGGGAGTACCTGAACTTAAATATGGTATTAGGAGGCTTATAGATGGTTATGAGTTGCACAGACTCACTCTAGAGAACATATTGGTTGACTAG
- the LOC122011959 gene encoding uncharacterized protein LOC122011959 isoform X3 — protein sequence MATKPLTNEAIAMTEKKMDMALDDIIKMSKKNAARGKRPPRPPIKNQGFQYTNPSQGNTRAQHFIDSRSSIRQGVLATRRSNFHGNQFPVTTEMARKSVGMPIRSRMMNQNGRRTKTTGIQRKVADDKVVAKKRPQTLDALFANMKEQRMKFMNQKMNHGISIPPAQRHVAPRQQQQQGRAGPRGGGPRRQFGNFAK from the exons ATGGCAACAAAACCATTAACAAATGAAGCAATTGCCATGACTGAGAAGAAGATGGACATGGCATTGG ATGATATTATTAAAATGTCAAAGAAAAATGCAGCTAGAGGGAAAAGACCTCCAAGGCCTCCT ATCAAAAACCAAGGGTTTCAGTATACAAATCCTTCCCAAGGTAACACCAGGGCACAGCACTTCATCGATTCTAGATCATCGATTAGACAG GGTGTTCTCGCAACGAGAAGGTCAAATTTTCATGGGAATCAGTTCCCAGTAACAACAGAGATGGCAAGGAAGTCTGTTGGCATGCCCATTCGCAGTAGGATGATGAATCAAAATGGACGAAG GACCAAGACTACAGGAATTCAGAGAAAAGTTGCTGAT GATAAGGTGGTTGCCAAGAAGCGGCCTCAGACCTTGGATGCGCTCTTTGCCAATATGAAGGAACAGAGGATGAAGTTTATGAATCAGAAGATGAATCATGGAATCAGCATTCCTCCAGCACAAAGGCACGTTGCACCAAGGCAACAGCAGCAGCAAGGAAGAGCAGGGCCACGTGGTGGTGGTCCTCGACGCCAATTTGGCAACTTTGCCAAGTGA
- the LOC122011959 gene encoding uncharacterized protein LOC122011959 isoform X2 — protein sequence MATKPLTNEAIAMTEKKMDMALDDIIKMSKKNAARGKRPPRPPIKNQGFQYTNPSQGNTRAQHFIDSRSSIRQGVLATRRSNFHGNQFPVTTEMARKSVGMPIRSRMMNQNGRRTKTTGIQRKVADVSSIRKDKVVAKKRPQTLDALFANMKEQRMKFMNQKMNHGISIPPAQRHVAPRQQQQQGRAGPRGGGPRRQFGNFAK from the exons ATGGCAACAAAACCATTAACAAATGAAGCAATTGCCATGACTGAGAAGAAGATGGACATGGCATTGG ATGATATTATTAAAATGTCAAAGAAAAATGCAGCTAGAGGGAAAAGACCTCCAAGGCCTCCT ATCAAAAACCAAGGGTTTCAGTATACAAATCCTTCCCAAGGTAACACCAGGGCACAGCACTTCATCGATTCTAGATCATCGATTAGACAG GGTGTTCTCGCAACGAGAAGGTCAAATTTTCATGGGAATCAGTTCCCAGTAACAACAGAGATGGCAAGGAAGTCTGTTGGCATGCCCATTCGCAGTAGGATGATGAATCAAAATGGACGAAG GACCAAGACTACAGGAATTCAGAGAAAAGTTGCTGATGTGAGCTCTATTCGGAAG GATAAGGTGGTTGCCAAGAAGCGGCCTCAGACCTTGGATGCGCTCTTTGCCAATATGAAGGAACAGAGGATGAAGTTTATGAATCAGAAGATGAATCATGGAATCAGCATTCCTCCAGCACAAAGGCACGTTGCACCAAGGCAACAGCAGCAGCAAGGAAGAGCAGGGCCACGTGGTGGTGGTCCTCGACGCCAATTTGGCAACTTTGCCAAGTGA
- the LOC122012514 gene encoding pentatricopeptide repeat-containing protein At2g27800, mitochondrial-like has product MLRLLLLRRPNPLCSSSVALADSPPVQFQRAFASAGDRRRRRGKRPKPPPLDRTQLDLVVSQLPPRFSASDLADALCRLPDPRLCPHLFSWALESHRRRLAGDHAPFLVAIKRLGVARLFSDMDAVASLALALPSLPPTEPHLNTLLYFYAEGRMLSKAVHVYTVMGAAADPSSRPTSATYNLLFTAFLGRDGANSYIHHIHMGTVRMLFRHMVDSGINPDRLALNAMVKGYAQSLHLNDALRVFHQMGPVYGCEPDEHTYSLLVHGLCAQGRTRNARELYDEMRGKGMGPSARACNSIICATAMAGEVRSAVELMWEAALARRTPDLITCRTLLEEMCRRWTVADAVTLLKEMEAEKLVDARMHGDLLLWIEEEFMNSDIENELKFSDRRTGKTDEGAAKDFAIPSFDR; this is encoded by the coding sequence ATGCTTCGGCTTCTTCTACTCCGTCGCCCTAATCCTTTATGCTCCTCTTCAGTAGCTCTGGCCGATTCACCGCCTGTACAATTCCAGCGCGCCTTCGCCTCAGCTGGCGATAGGCGAAGACGCCGTGGGAAACGGCCAAAACCGCCTCCGTTGGATCGGACCCAGCTCGACCTCGTCGTCTCCCAGCTCCCTCCTCGTTTCAGCGCGTCCGATCTCGCCGACGCCCTCTGCCGCCTCCCCGACCCTCGCCTCTGTCCCCATCTCTTCTCCTGGGCACTCGAAAGCCACCGCCGCCGCCTCGCCGGAGATCACGCGCCGTTCCTGGTCGCCATCAAGCGCCTCGGAGTCGCTCGCCTCTTCTCTGATATGGACGCCGTCGCCTCCCTCGCTCTCGCCCTTCCTTCCCTTCCCCCAACCGAACCACACCTTAACACCCTCCTCTACTTCTATGCCGAGGGCCGCATGCTCTCCAAGGCCGTCCACGTCTACACGGTCATGGGTGCCGCCGCGGATCCCTCCTCTCGCCCCACGAGTGCCACCTACAACCTCCTCTTCACCGCCTTCCTCGGCCGCGACGGTGCGAATTCCTACATCCACCACATCCACATGGGCACCGTCCGCATGCTCTTCCGCCATATGGTGGACTCCGGCATCAACCCGGACCGCCTAGCCCTCAACGCCATGGTCAAGGGCTACGCCCAGTCGCTGCATCTCAACGACGCGCTCCGGGTGTTCCACCAGATGGGCCCGGTGTACGGTTGCGAACCCGACGAGCACACCTACAGCCTGCTGGTGCACGGGCTATGCGCGCAGGGCAGGACGCGGAACGCCCGAGAGCTGTATGACGAAATGCGGGGGAAAGGGATGGGACCGAGTGCACGAGCGTGCAACTCGATCATCTGCGCCACGGCGATGGCCGGCGAGGTGCGTAGCGCGGTGGAGCTGATGTGGGAAGCTGCACTGGCAAGGAGGACGCCTGACCTGATCACTTGCCGGACGTTGCTGGAGGAGATGTGCCGGCGGTGGACGGTCGCGGATGCAGTGACGCTGCTGAAAGAGATGGAAGCAGAGAAGTTGGTGGATGCGCGGATGCACGGCGACCTTCTGCTATGGATCGAAGAAGAATTCATGAATTCGGACATTGAGAATGAATTGAAATTTAGTGACCGAAGGACGGGAAAGACTGATGAAGGAGCTGCAAAAGATTTTGCGATTCCGAGTTTCGATAGGTGA
- the LOC122009672 gene encoding uncharacterized protein LOC122009672 has translation MGGVDKDDEQLFDSDSFLCNSDDDDNSEEDSTSSSPDATSPTSLTANMNPNGALFELSALMEHLPVKRGLSKHYQGKSQSHTSLSAVSSIEDLPKKENPYKRKMIKASKSHAGGLDGSKRSANTPRS, from the exons ATGGGTGGAGTTGATAAAGATGATGAACAGCTCTTTGATTCTGACTCTTTCTTATGCAACTCTGACGATGATGATAATTCTGAAGAGGATTCAACTTCATCATCTCCAGATGCTACCTCTCCCACTTCCCTGACAGCAAACATGAATCCAAATGGAGCCCTGTTTGAGTTATCTGCACTCATGGAGCATTTGCCTGTCAA GAGAGGATTGTCCAAACACTACCAAGGGAAATCACAATCCCACACATCACTCTCTGCTGTTAGCAGCATAGAGGACCTGCCCAAGAAAGAGAATCCTTATAAGCGAAAGATGATAAAGGCAAGCAAGAGCCATGCCGGCGGACTGGATGGGAGCAAGAGGTCTGCTAATACACCAAGATCTTGA
- the LOC122011962 gene encoding mitogen-activated protein kinase kinase 1-like produces MRGAKQLKQLKLDVTAQEAPVDKFLTASGTFTDGDLRLNQRGLRLISEETQSSQSPDTEDVESLREDLEVIKVIGRGSGGTVQLVRHKGQGTFYALKGIRMCIQETVRKQIVQELKINKASQCPHIVVCYHSFYHNGVISLVLEYMDRGSLADVLKQVQTILEPYLAVICKQVLKGLVYLHHERHVIHRDIKPSNLLVNHKGEVKITDFGVSAVLANSMGQRNTFVGTYNYMAPERISGSSYDCKSDIWSLGLVILECAIGHFPYTSTEQDGSLSFYELLEAIVDHPPPSAAADQFSPEFCSFISACIQKDPKERLSSSELLCHPFIQKFEDKDIDLAILVASLNPPVNLDL; encoded by the exons ATGAGAGGCGCGAAGCAATTGAAGCAGCTCAAGCTCGACGTGACCGCCCAGGAAGCCCCTGTCGACAAGTTCCT GACTGCGAGTGGAACATTCACAGACGGTGACCTGCGGTTGAATCAGAGAGGGTTACGATTGATCTCTGAGGAAACTCAATCTAGTCAG TCACCAGACACTGAAGATGTAGAGTCGTTGAgggaagatcttgaggtcattaaagTCATAGGGAGGGGAAGTGGTGGTACCGTTCAGCTGGTACGACACAAGGGGCAAGGAACATTTTATGCTCTAAAG GGTATTCGGATGTGCATCCAGGAGACAGTTCGTAAACAAATCGTGCAAGAACTTAAAATAAATAAAGCCTCCCAGTGCCCTCACATTGTTGTTTGTTACCATTCTTTCTACCACAATGGTGTTATTTCTCTTGTACTTGAGTACATGGATCGTGGATCACTTGCAGATGTACTTAAGCAAGTTCAAACAATTCTAGAACCATATCTAGCagtcatctgtaagcag GTTCTGAAGGGTTTAGTATATCTGCATCATGAAAGACATGTCATTCATAGGGATATAAAGCCATCAAATTTGTTAGTGAACCATAAAGGTGAGGTAAAGATTACAGATTTTGGAGTAAGTGCAGTCCTGGCAAATTCCATGGGTCAGCGAAATACATTTGTTGGCACCTATAACTATATGGCG CCTGAGCGGATTAGTGGAAGCTCATATGACTGTAAAAGTGACATTTGGAGTTTGGGCTTGGTAATACTTGAGTGTGCAATTGGTCATTTTCCGTACACTTCAACAGAACAAGATGGCTCTTTGAGCTTTTATGAACTTCTAGAGGCTATTGTGGATCACCCTCCACCTTCTGCTGCTGCTGATCAATTCTCGCCCGAGTTCTGCTCATTCATATCAGCTTG CATACAGAAAGATCCTAAGGAACGATTATCATCCTCGGAGCTACTG TGCCATCCGTTCATTCAGAAATTTGAGGACAAGGACATCGATCTGGCAATCCTGGTTGCCAGCTTAAACCCTCCTGTAAATTTAGATCTGTGA